Genomic window (Gelria sp. Kuro-4):
CCTCCACAAGAACAATATCGTGGTTTTCATAGGCGAAGAGGGTTAAGCTTTTAACGAAGAAGTACTTTTCGTTGCGGACCTTGAAACGGGCCACCAGGTCGAGACGCCTGCCGGCCACCTCCTCATCCCAGGCGAGGTCGTAGTAGCGGCTCAGGCGCTTCGCCAGGACGTCGATATATTCAGCGCGCGGGGTCGGCAACTCCACTCACCCCTCCGTAATTAACGTAACAAAAAAGGCCCTCCCTAAGCCAGGGGATGGCCCTTACCGGGTCCAATTTTTCTCTGAACGGGACGAATTGTAGGATGAAAGGTTCTCTACAAAGTCAGTCCCAATTTTTCCCGGAGGGTTTGCGCCAGGCGGCGGCTCACCGGGATCTCCGTACGCTCGCAGTCGGCCATGACGAGGAGGTACGTTCCATGAAACCAGGGGATGAGTTCGGCGATGCGATCCAGGTTCACCACGTACCCCTTGTGCACGCGCAGGAAGCGGTAACCCAGCCGCTCCTGCAGCTCACCCAGGGTGGTGCGGACCGGAAACTCTTCGGCCGCCGTCTTGACGTAGGTGCCGCCCTCCCGACAGGCGGCGAAAACGACATCGCGCGCGGGAAGAAGAACAATGCGCCCGTTCTTTTCCACCGGGATCCTGAGCGGCGCGCGCTCCTGCCGTACCTGCTCCAAAAGCTGCCTCAAGCCGGCCGCCAGGACCTGGCTTTCCGCCCCGCGCCGCCGCTCCATCAGGCGCTCTGCGGTCTGCGCCACTCTTTCTGCCTGGAAGGGCTTAAGGAGGTAGTCCACGGCGCTCACCTCGAAAGCCTTGAGGGCATAAGCATCGTAAGCGGTGGCGAAGACAAAAAGCGGCGGCGGCGCGATCTCCGCCAGCACCCGCTCGGCCACGGCAAAGCCGTCCAGCCCTGGCATCTGGACATCGAGGAAGAGCGCATCTGGGCCGAGCTTGTGGGCCAGCTCCAAGGCCGCCTCGCCGCTGGCCGCCTCCCCCACCACTTCCACCCGCTCGGTCTCTTCCAGAAGGAAACGCAGCTCGCGCCGGGCCGGCTCTTCGTCGTCGGCCAGAAGGGCGGTGATTTTAACTGGCTGAGAGGTACGCACGCTTCATGCCCTCCTCCGGCAGAGAGAAACTGACGACCGTTCCCGCACCGGGGGCCGACTCGATCCTCAGGCCCTGCTCCAGCCCGTAGATGCTCTTCAGGCGTTCCTCGACGTTGCAGAGCCCGATACCCCCGCTCGCCGGGCAGCCCTTGAGCACGGCGGCCAGGGTTTCGGGCGCCATGCCCACACCCGTATCCGCCACGGTAAGTTCAACCCCATGGTCCCGGCGCTCGGCCCGGATGCACACCGTACCGCCGCCGGCGAGCGGTGCAATCCCGTGCTTGACGGCGTTTTCCACCAGTGGCTCCAGCGTGAGCCGCGGGAGTTTAATGGCTTTCAGGTCGGGAGAGATTTCTTCCACCAGCCTGAGCCGGTCGCCGAAGCGGGCCTGTTCCAGGGCCAGGTAGGCGTGCACGTGGGCGAGTTCCTCCTCCAGGGTGCAGAAATCCCCGGCCCGTTCCAGGTTGCGGCGGAAGTAAGCCGCCAGGTCGAGGAGCAGGCGGCGGGCCGTGTTGGGCTCGGTGCGGCAGTACGAGACAATGGTATTGATGGCGTTGAAAAGAAAGTGCGGGTTAATCTGCGCCTGCAGCGCCGTAAGCTCCGCCCGAGCCGCCAGCTCCGCCCGGCGCGAGGCCTCGGCCAGTTCGAGCTGGGTGGAAAAGAGCTGCGAGAGACCGGACGCTACCTCCATGTCTACCGGCGTGATGCCTTCTGGACGAGCGCGATAAAGTTTGAGCGCCCCCACAATACGGTTTCGGCAGTAAAGGGGGACGATCACCCCCGAGCCCAGCGGGCAGTCGGGACGATTGCAGCCGATCTCCTCCCTCGTCTGCGCCACCTGCAGGCAGCCCTCTTCCAGCACCCGCGCGGTGGCCCGCGTAAGGAAGGGGTGTCCAGGCAGGTGGTGATCCGCTCCCAGGCCCACGTGGGCGAGCACCACTTCCCGGTCGGTGAGGGCAACGGCATCCACCCCGGTGAGCTCCAGGATGATGCGGGCCGTGTACATGGCCGAGCACTGCATCAGTCCGTGCCTAAGGTGCGGCAGGGAAAGCCGCGCTATCTCCAGCACCTTCTGCGTCTGGGCGGCGCCGGCCCGGTCCACCTCAGCCTGCAGGCTACGCAGCATGGTGATGAAGATGGCCACGCCGGCTCCATTCACCAAGGTCATCGGTACGCCGATCACCTTCACCAGCTCCAGGCTGGCGGTAAAGGGCCGCGCCACCATAAGGAGGATGGCCATCTGCATGAGCTCCGCCGCCAGTCCCGTGGCAAGCCCCACCTCCCAGTCCACCTTGTGCACCCGGGTTGCCACCAGGCCGCCCAGGAGCCCTTCCAGGGTGGTGGAAAGCCCACAGGCAAAGCCGGTGAATCCTCCCAGCCACCAGCGGTGCAGCCCAGCGATGGCCCCGGCGCCCAGTCCGACCCAGGGTCCGCCGAGGAGCCCCGCCACCACGGCACCTACAGCGCGGGAGTTGGCGATGGCCCCCTGCACCTCGATTCCGAAGTAGGTACCGAGGAGGGTGAAGAGTCCGAATCCCAGGGTGATGATAACTTTATCGCGGCCGCTCGCCATCTGGCCGAGGACCCGCTTAAAGACGGGAATGCGGCTGAAGAGGAAGGCGCTCGTAGAGATGACGCACATGCGGACGGCGAGCTCGAGCAACAGGGAAAGCAAACCAACCACCCCCTGCTTCCAGGCGCTGAACAACTGCGCCGCGGCTCCTCACCAGCTGAAAATCCCGGCTCCGTCGACCTCCAGGTGCCGGAAGGGTCCCCAGCCCGCGAGGCTGAGCCGCAGTCTCCCGTCCCGGAGAAGCGACGGGCTGACAAAGATGCGCACCCCGTCCACAACGAACGGCACATACTTTTCCCCGGTGCGCGGTTCACCCAGTCGTACGGCTGGGAGCGGCACCGAGATTCACGTTCCCGCCGGTTTCCGGCGGAAGACGGTCACCGCACCCCCATGGGCCAGGATGAACGTGCGCGCCCTGGCGTCGCATACAGGAACGTTCTCCATACCAGTTCCCTGCCTTAAGCACCGGATATGGGGAGCACCAGGCACGCCATCAAACGTTAAAGCGGAAGTTCATAATATCCCCGTCCGCGACCACGTAGTCCTTACCTTCCAGGCGCAGCAGGCCCTTTTCCTTCAGGCGCGCAAAGCTCTTCTCCCGCTCCATGTCTTCATAGGACACCACCTCGGCACGGATGAAGCCGCGCTCCAGGTCGGAGTGGATCTTCCCCGCGGCCTGCTTGGCCGTGGTACCGCGGCGGATGGTCCAGGCCTTCACTTCATCGCTGCCTACGGTGAAGTAAGAGATCAGGTCCAGGTGGGCATAGGCCGCGCGCGCCAGGCGCGCCACCCCCGGCTCGCTCACCCCTAGGTCGGCCAAAAAGGCGGCGCGCTCGGCAGCCGGCAGTTCCTCGATCTCCTCCTCCAGCTCGGCGCAGACGACGAGGAGCGGCAGGTTACGCTCGGCGGCATACGCGGCAAGCTCCGCCTGGCCCGGCGCCTGCCCGCTCCTTAAGCCTTCTTCATCGGTATTAAGCACAATAAGAAAGGGCTTATCGGTAAACAGGCCGTAGTTTCTAAGCGGCAGACGTTCCTCCGGCGCAAGCCCCAGGCTCACCACGGGCTGTTCCGCTTCCAGCGCCTCTTGGGCGCGGCGCAGCACCTCTTCCTCGCCCGGGAGGACACCGCCCGCCTTTTTCCCTTTGGCCAGGCGCTCCAGGCGCTTTTCCACCACGGCCAGGTCGGTGAGGATGAGTTCGGCCATGAGCTTGCTGAGGTCTCGGAGCGCCGCCGGTTCTTCGCCGATGCCGACCGCCGGGTTGGTGAAACCCCGCAGCACCACCACCAGCGCATCGGCGTCGCGCAGCGGGTCCGCCAGCGCAGCTGCACCCCCATCCCGGGTGAGTCCCGGAATGTCCAGCACCTCTATCTGGGCGTAGGTGGTTTTCCGGGGCTGAAAGAGCCGGCTTAAGAAGTCAACCCGGGCATCCGGCACCCGCGCGACCCCCACGTGACTCTCCCGTGCGCGGGCAAAGGCCGAAGTAGCCGCTCCGGCACCGGTAAGCAGGTTGAAGAAAGCGGTCTTGCCGGAAAGCGGCAGCCCTAAGAGACCGATTTTCATGCTGTTCCTCCTACTGCTTCACTTTTCCCTTAAATTATACCACAGCGAGCTGCGCCTGCCGACCCTGCGAAAGAGGAAGCCGCCCCGCCGCGTCGAATACCGCTGTAAGACGCCGGGCGCCACGAAGTGCGCCCCCGCCTCGCCTGCACGCCTTTCCCCGTAGGGGCCGGTTTAGCGGACGCCGGTCCCGCACCCGCCGCATGCCGGCGCTGTTTACTCTTACGCTGAGGAGGTTTTGAACATGCAGGTCATCGCCTACCCCCCTTTTGACGCCCTCCTGGGCGCGCGGGAGATCACCCTCCCGCTTCAGGACATTACCCTCTGGGAACTCCTTCAGGCCCTGGCCCGGGAGCACCCGGATTTCGCGCGGGAACTGCCGCGCGAAGCCGGCGATGAAGCCCTGCGCAGCCGGCTTCTCCCGCTCGGCGCCGGGCATGTTTATTCCGTGCGCGATGTGCTCCCCGCCGGCGGCACCGTCAAGCTCTTTCCCCCGGTCGCGGGCGGCTAGGTTAAGAGCGGCGTTCCAGAAAATACCAGGGCACCAGCGTGTCCGCCGGCAGGCCCTGGCCGTGCAGGTAAGCGCTGGCGTGTTCCTTCTCCTGGTGACCCTGCAGGTAGCCGTGATCGCCGAAGATGACGAGGCCCGCTCGCTCCGGCAGCGCTGCGAGGAAGGGGTAGAGCTCGCGCTCAGCCGCCACACCGATTTCGGCCAGGAAGGTAAGATAGGGCGACGGCGAAGAGTGAACCTTTTCATCGATGAAGTTGAAGCGCAGGAGCTCGGGCGCCGGCCACGCCCGGGTGCTCCTTAAATACGGCAGGTCCGGAAGCGCCACCTCGGTCGCGAGCGTTATCCGCCCGCTGAAGCCGGCGGCGCGCAGGAAGCCGAGCTGCACCTCCGTAACCGGCGGCGGATAGGCCCAGAGCACGCCCTGGGCGCCCAGGCGCCAGCCGCCCCGGGCCTGGAGCTCCGCCGTAAGGAGCTCGCCTAGATCCAGGCGCAGGCCGTCGAGAAAGACCAGGTAAAGCCCGGCCGGGTGTGCCGCCGGCTGAAACTCCGGCCGCGCCAGGAGCCCATCCAGGGTGAGCGGCCGGCCGGCCCTTCCCTGGACAGGCGCCTCCGGCCGCCAGTGGGCCGCCGTAAAGGCTTGGAAGGACTGCGCGTACAGGCGCCCGACCTGGGCAGCGCGCTCAGCGTAGGCGGCGAACGGAAAGGCCGCATCAAGACCTGCCGCCTTAAGATAGGCTTCGGCTTGGGCGAGATAAAGCTCCAGCCGCACCAGTTCCGGCGCCTGCTCCTCCCACCCGGCGAAATCCGCCGGCGGCGGCCCGCCCGCGAGGGCCGCGAGCGCCCGTATGAGCTTGGCCACAGCGCGGCAACCCGCCCGCGCCGCTTCCGCCCCGGTGCGGGGCGCCACCGCCGCGGTAAGGCCCGGGTCAGCGCCCAAAACCTCAAGCGCCGCCTCCAGCTCCTCGGGTGCAGCAGCCGTGAGCCGGTTGAGGCAGAGGCGCGCCTGGGCCACCACCGCTGCCGCCGCCTTCTCCGCTCGAAGGCCTTTAAGGAGCGCAGACAGGTCCTCGTGGCCGCCGGGCAAGACCGCGGGCTCCTCTTCCGCTGCCAGCGGCAGCGCCGCTTTTTCCCGGCCGCCCTCCAGGCGGACGTAGCAACCCTCAGCCAGGTCGCCGGGGCCGCGCAGCCATTCCTGGAAAATCGCCTCCAGACGTTCCGGCGTAAAGCTCCGGCCCACCAGGTTCTCGTACAGCTCGTCCAGGTTGCGCCGCACCACCAGGGCCCGCCGCGCCAGCGCCTGCTTCAGGAGGGCCAGGGCATTCCGGTTCAGGAGTTCACCGAGGCGCGCCGGCAGGTCGGCGTCTTCGGCCGCCAGCGCCAAAAGCTCCTTGAGGGGCGCCGCCTCTTTCCCCCGGCCCACCTCCACCAGCGCTGCAGCCAGGCCCTCGATCTCCGCCTTCACCGGCGGTGCCTGGAGAGCTTGGACGTACTCGCGCACGCCCTGCTCGATAGTTTGAGCCAGTTCGCTCACCGGCGGCAGGCTCACCTCTTGTCCCAAGATAAAACCGCAGCGGCAAACAGGAAAGGCCACCAGGTCTCCGCCGCCGCGCGGGCAGGACAGGTTGAGAATCCGGGCAAGTTCCCGGTCCACCTTGATCTTGTCATTGGCGGCGGCGCCGGCCTCGAGCGTCGCCAAGGCGCTGAGCGCCCGGTACGCCTGGCTCTCCCGGAGGGCGGCATAGGGTTCAAACCGGGCCGGCCCCACCTCCCGGTTGTGCGCGGCGACATACGCGCGCCGGTACTCTTCTTGAAAGCTGTTAAAACCGGTGTCGAGCCGCTCGCGGTACTCGGGTTCCAGAATCACCGCCTCGTCGGCGAGCATGGTGAGGAGGGCGGCGCGCCGCCAGGCCAAATCAGCGTCCGGCAACGCGGTCAGGGCAGGGTCGGTAAGGTAGCGGTGAATGAAGATAAAGCGCTCGGCGTATTTGTCCAGAAAGGCCGCCAGCTCGTTAAGGCGCTCCAGGTAACGCTCCAGGTAGGGTTCGCTCCGGCAGGCGGCGAGAAAGCGTTCCAACCCTTCCCGGCTCCCGTAGGAGGTCTTGATCTCGCCGGCCAGGGCCTCTAGGCGGCTGAGCTCGCCTTCGCTGCGGTCAAAGGAAAACGCCGCCAGGGCCGGGGCGTCCCGAAGTTCCGCCAGGCGGGCCCGCACGGCCTGAATCTTGCCCAGGAGCTCCCCCTTCCACTGGCCGAGAAACCCCCAGGCCTCTTGCTGGAGGGCCGCCGTGAAGCTGCTGCGCTTCAGGCGCGCCGGCAGAAAAGCCAGGCTGAGGAGCTCTTTTTGCTGCTCCGGGGCCAGCACCCGGCCGCGCCCCAGGGCCTCGATTTTGCTGAAGGTGTAAGGCGTGAGCTGGCTCGTCGCCAGGCGCCGCCCCTCCCGCCAGGCCTCCAGGTTACCGCTGGCGATGAGGGCCAGGATGAGGAGTTGGAAGGATTCGCGCGCCAGCCCAAACGGGCCGTGCCGCAAGAGGGTGTACACCTCTTCCAGGGGCCGCGGCCCCTCGGCCACCGCCGCGAGCACCGTGCGTACCAGCTCGCTGCGGCCCGGGTCGATGGCAAGGTAGAAGGCGTGGCCCTGCTTTTTCACCAGGCCCATGGGCAGGAGGGTGCCCTCGATGGCCGCGCTCAGGCGCCCGGCCCGGCCTTCGCCCTTGTATTCCCCAGGCAGGAGGAATTCTTCCCAGAGCGCCTGCACCAGCCCGGGCGGCAGGGCGGCCAGGACCGGCGCCACCTCCGGGTGGCGGGGGTAGCGGCGGCCCAGCACGGAAGCGGCAAGTTTTTCCAGCAGGGTGGGAAACGGCAGGTAGCCGAGCTCTTCCGGGGCGAGGGGTTCTGCCTCCGGCAGGGCATACACGCGGCCCTTGAAGTACGCCTGCCGATAGATCTCGGCCACCTTGAGCCGGTAATCCGGGAGCACGCCTTCCAGGTAGGGCAAGGCCCGCTGGGCGTTCGCCGTCTCGCCCTCCCGGCACTCGGCCGCCAGGAGGTCGTAGGCCAGGGCCTCCCGCAGGGTCTCTGCGCCCGCCGGCTCCGCCGGCAGCCAGAAAAGAAAACCCGGGACGCCGGTTTCCGCCACCGCCGGAAGGAGCACCTCCGTCAGGTGCTTTGCCTGCCGCGCGACGGCAAAGGCCTCGCCGATGACGAGGACGAAATCCAGCTCGCTCTTCGTGAGCTCGGCCGCCAGCTCTTGGATCCACCCGGCGCTCAGTTCGTCCAGCGCCGTCAGGACCACCCGCCCGCTGCGGGCGGTGTGTTGCCAGTTCACCGTGCGGGTGGTTGTAAGTTCCTCGAGCCAGCCTTTGAGCGGCAGGAAGGATTCATCCACCCAGGTGCCGAGGCGGGTGAAGACGCGGCGATCCTCCGAAAGGAGGCCGTCGCGGATGTAAGCCAGGCGCCGGCGGACAAAGAGCGAGATGTCGGCCTCGAGGTCGATGCGGTACTCTGGATTCGCCGCCTCCGGCCCTTCGGAACGGGCGAGGTAGGGCCCTTCGCGGTACATGCGGTCGAGGAGGCCCGTTACATACTCCTGGTTCACGGCCGGGTCGAGGTCCGTGAGGGTGTAGAGGGTAAGTTCCAGCAGCCGGCGCGGTGTAAGGTGCGCCGGGAGCGGTGACAGGGCCGCGAGGGCGAGAATCTTGACCAGCCGTACGGCCAGTTCCCGTTCCTCCGGATCGGCGAAGGGGCTGTCCACCTCCCAGGCCCGCACCACCACCTCGCTGTAGGGGTTGGTCTCCGGCAGCTCGCGGATGCGGGTGCGGAAGTGATCGAAGATGAGGTCCGGGGTAAGCAACCGGTCCGCCCGGCCGGCCAGCAGCCCCGGGATCTTGCGCGCGGGGTCGCCGGCCAGCTGGTAGTGGATGAAGTCCACCACGCCGCGGTGCTGCGAGAAGAGCTGCTTTAAGTCCTCCAGGAAGCGCACGGTCAGGGGGTGAACGGGGTAGAGGGCGGCCAGCTCCTCCCGGCTGAAGGGGAGTTCACCCAGCGCGCCCTTAAGGCGCTGATAAAGGGAGGCAATGTAGGGCGCGGCGCCCGGCTGCTGCCGGATGAGGCGGCGGCTGATGAGCTCCTTGACGTGCCGGCCGGTGAGGCGCAGGCGTACCGGATAACGGTCTTTGATCTTGGCGAAGGCTTCCGGCGCGACGGCGCCAGTCTCCTCCAGGCGCTCCTGGAGGCTGGCCACTATCCAGGCCGGCAGGTCCGCGGCCGCCTCGCCCAGGTACTGAAGAAAGCGGATGTCCTCGTTGAAGCTACGCCCGTCGGGTTTGGCGCGCAGGAACTCGGAAAGCTCATCGATGAGAAGTACCAGGCCCGCCAGGTTCTGCTCCCGCATTACCTCCTTGAGCTCTGCGAACACCTCTTTTCGGCTCCCGGCGCCGCCTTCCGCAGGAAGCCCGGTGACCGGGGTTTGTTCTCCCGGCGCCCGTAAGGCCGCAGCGATGGCCGTAAGGACGATGTCTTCCAGGTACTCGCGGCTCCCGTGCTCCACCAGCGACACCGGCACCGTGAGGAAACGGCGGCCGGCGAGCGGCGCGACGATTTCCCCCAGCCGGCCGGGAACGCTGGCCCGGGACTGCAGCAGCAGCGCCAGGAGGCTTAAAAGATGCGACTTCCCGGTGCCGAAGGAACCCTGCAGGAAGTAGCCGCGCCCGCGCCCCTGCGCCAGGTCGCGCGCGATGGTGCTGAGGGCGAACTCGGCGTCTTCGGTGAGAACAAAGCTCGCCACGAGTTCGCGCGCCTGCTCGGCATCCCGGGCATCGCGCAGCTGGATGACGGTTTTCACTGGCGGCACGGCGATAAGTTCGCCCAGGGTGGGAGTGCTCACTTTTTGTTCTCACCTCCTGCGGCCTTTTCCAGACGCCGGACGGCGCCCCAGATGGCCCGGCAGTGGGGGTAGCGCTCCACCAGCTCGGTAAAAAACGCCGCCCCTTCGGCAGCACGCCCGGCGGCCGCAAAGGCCTTGACCAGGGTGCTGCGCACCACCTGGTCCTCCGGCCGGCGCTCGGCGGCCGCCTTCAGGAGCGGCAGCGCCTCATCGTACCGGGCCAGGCGATGGAGGATAAAACCAAGCTGCTCGGCGTAAAAGTTGTTTTCCGGGGCCAGGGCATGGGCAGCTTCGTACTCGGCGGCCGCTTCCGCAAACCGCTGGTGGCGCTTTAGCTCCTGGGCGCGCCAGGCGTGCACCTCCGCCGCAGCGCGGCCGTGTACCGCCTTGAGCAGCCTTCCGGTCTCCGCCAGCGCATCGGCCCCGGCCAGGCGGGCCTTGAGCTCCAGGTAGCGGCGGCGGTTGAAGGCGTTCTGCGGGTCAAGCCGCACAGCTTCCTGATAGGCCGCTGCCGCGTCTTCCAGGTTGCCGGCCATTTCCTCGGCCCGCCCGAGCAGGGCGTAAAGCGTCGCGTTCCCTTTGTCTTTTTCCAGCTCGGCGCGGCAGAGCTCCCGCGCCGCCTCCGGGCGGCCCAGCTTAAGGAGCAGGTTCACCCGGCGCCGCAGAAGGTACGGGGTGGGCCGCATCTGCCAGGCGAGGGCGAAGAGCCGCTCCGCCTCCTCCAGCTCCCCCGTGAGCTCTTTCGCTTCGGCCTGCGCCATAAGCGCCGGGCCATAGGCGGGGTGAGCCGTAAGCACTTCGTCCAGGAGCGCGGCCGCCTCGGCCAGGCGGTGGGTCTTGAGGTACAGCCGGGCCAGGGTCACCGTAAGGTAAGGGTTTTCTGGGTAGAGGGCCAGCTTCTCCGCGAGCAGCGTGCAGGCCTCGGCCGCGCGCCCGGCCCGGGCCAGGTCCTGGGCCTGGCGCACGGCTTCACCCACGGCAGCAAAGGCATCTTCAGCCATGGCGCGGTTCTCCTTTGACAGCTTCTGGGCCAGTATTCTTCCTCCGCGCGGGTAATTCCTGCCGCCGGCGGGCGCAAAAAAGCGCCGCCCGCAGCGATGCGGGCAGCGCCGGTGTTGCGCCGACCAGCTTCTAGTTGCGGTGGGCCGCCAAGAGCGCCTGGTTTACGCCGAGGAAACCGGCCAGGATGGTCTCGACGGCTTCTTCCTCGCTGAGGCCCAGCGTCATGAGCTTCAAGAGCTGCTCGCCGGCGATGCGCCCGATAGCCGCCTCGTGGGTGAGCTCCGCCTCCGGCGAGGCGGCGTGGAGCTCCGGCAGGGAGGAAATCTCGGCCTGGTCCATGATGAGCGAGTCGCAGGCCACGTGCCCGCGCGCCCGGGCCCGGCCGGTGAGGCGGGCGCGGAACACCTGGCGGGAGCTCCCCTGGGCCACGGAGCGGGCCAGCACCTCGGCGCTGCCGCCGCAGCCGGTAAGCTCTACCGCGATCGAGGAATCGGCATGTTGGCGGCCGTCCGTGAGCACGCTCTCGCGGATGACCAGGTGGGCGCGGGGGCCTACGGCGGCCTCCGTCTCCCGCACGGTGCCATCCACCCCGCGGATCTGCACCAGCTCCAGCTCCGCCTGTGCCCCGGCCTCCAGGGTAACGACGGTCTTGGGGTTGAGGATGCGTTCCCCCGTTCCCGGGCCCTCGCCGTAGTGGCGTTCCACGTAGCGCATGCGCGCGCCGCGGTGCAGGATAAACTCGTGGATGCCGTCGTGCCGGCTCTTTTCCTGGCCCGGGTTGTGGATCCCGCAGCCGGCCACCACGAGCACGTCGGCGTCCGCGCCGATGTCGAAGGTGTTGTACACCACGTCCGTGAGTCCGGAAGCGGTTAAAAGGACGGGGATGTGGACGGACTTTCCTTTGGTGCCGGGGGCAACGAAGATGTTGATCCCCGGCCTATCCTTCTTGCTCTCGATTTGGATCTCGGCCGTGGACGTCCGGCCTACAAGCTCGCCGTTGCGCCGGATGTTGTAGGCTCCGCTCGGCACACCGTGCAGCTCGGCGATGGTGGCCAGAAGCTCCTTATCGGTAGCAGTCAGCCGCACCGGCCTCACCTCCACACTCCGCCTGCCAGCGGCAGGCCAGGTCCTTAGCCAGGTGCGGCCAGACCGCGTCAGGCGCCCCCTGCTCCACCAGCCGCCCTTTTTCCAAAAGGAGTATCACGTCGGCCTGTCGCAGGAACTTCTCGCTGTGCGTGATCACCAGGGAGCTTGCTCCCGCGCTGCGCCGGGCACTGTCCGCCACCAGGTTCAGGAGGCGTTCTTGGGCCCAGAGGTCCACCCCGGCCTCCGGCTCGTCGAAGACGGCCAGCCGCGGCCGCCGGGCCAGAGTGAGGGCGATCTCCAGGCGCTTGGCCTCCCCGCCGGAGAGGCCGCCGCCCGCCTCACGCCCGAGGTAGTCGGCGGCGCACAGCCCCACCTGGGCCAGATAGCCCGCGGCCTCTTTACCCGCACCCGCTATGGTAAGAAGGTCTTTCAGCGTCAGGCCCTTGAACCGCACCGGCTGCTGAAAGGCGTAAGCGATGCCGGCCCGCGCCCGGTCCGTGATACCGGCGTCCGTAATGTCCCGCCCCTCCCAGAGGACACGCCCGGCGGTAGGCCGCACCAATCCCATGATGATCCGGGCCAGGGTGGTCTTGCCGCTGCCGTTGGGGCCCGTGAGGGCATACACCTGCCCCGGTTCGAGTTCCAGGTTAATGTCGTACAGGATGTCTTTGCGCTGTCCGTTTTCGCCCACGCTCAGGCTGATGTTCTCCAGCGTCAGCAAGGGCCTGCCCCTCCCTCGTTTTCCTAGTAAACCTACCATTTCACTTGTGATTATAACCAAAAAGGTGCCCCTGTGCAAGGGTTAGGGGACAGCCTGGAATGTTCCTTCGAAAGGAGCCCTGCG
Coding sequences:
- a CDS encoding LytTR family DNA-binding domain-containing protein, with amino-acid sequence MRTSQPVKITALLADDEEPARRELRFLLEETERVEVVGEAASGEAALELAHKLGPDALFLDVQMPGLDGFAVAERVLAEIAPPPLFVFATAYDAYALKAFEVSAVDYLLKPFQAERVAQTAERLMERRRGAESQVLAAGLRQLLEQVRQERAPLRIPVEKNGRIVLLPARDVVFAACREGGTYVKTAAEEFPVRTTLGELQERLGYRFLRVHKGYVVNLDRIAELIPWFHGTYLLVMADCERTEIPVSRRLAQTLREKLGLTL
- a CDS encoding sensor histidine kinase — its product is MVGLLSLLLELAVRMCVISTSAFLFSRIPVFKRVLGQMASGRDKVIITLGFGLFTLLGTYFGIEVQGAIANSRAVGAVVAGLLGGPWVGLGAGAIAGLHRWWLGGFTGFACGLSTTLEGLLGGLVATRVHKVDWEVGLATGLAAELMQMAILLMVARPFTASLELVKVIGVPMTLVNGAGVAIFITMLRSLQAEVDRAGAAQTQKVLEIARLSLPHLRHGLMQCSAMYTARIILELTGVDAVALTDREVVLAHVGLGADHHLPGHPFLTRATARVLEEGCLQVAQTREEIGCNRPDCPLGSGVIVPLYCRNRIVGALKLYRARPEGITPVDMEVASGLSQLFSTQLELAEASRRAELAARAELTALQAQINPHFLFNAINTIVSYCRTEPNTARRLLLDLAAYFRRNLERAGDFCTLEEELAHVHAYLALEQARFGDRLRLVEEISPDLKAIKLPRLTLEPLVENAVKHGIAPLAGGGTVCIRAERRDHGVELTVADTGVGMAPETLAAVLKGCPASGGIGLCNVEERLKSIYGLEQGLRIESAPGAGTVVSFSLPEEGMKRAYLSAS
- a CDS encoding CC/Se motif family (seleno)protein, which gives rise to MENVPVCDARARTFILAHGGAVTVFRRKPAGTUISVPLPAVRLGEPRTGEKYVPFVVDGVRIFVSPSLLRDGRLRLSLAGWGPFRHLEVDGAGIFSW
- a CDS encoding redox-regulated ATPase YchF is translated as MKIGLLGLPLSGKTAFFNLLTGAGAATSAFARARESHVGVARVPDARVDFLSRLFQPRKTTYAQIEVLDIPGLTRDGGAAALADPLRDADALVVVLRGFTNPAVGIGEEPAALRDLSKLMAELILTDLAVVEKRLERLAKGKKAGGVLPGEEEVLRRAQEALEAEQPVVSLGLAPEERLPLRNYGLFTDKPFLIVLNTDEEGLRSGQAPGQAELAAYAAERNLPLLVVCAELEEEIEELPAAERAAFLADLGVSEPGVARLARAAYAHLDLISYFTVGSDEVKAWTIRRGTTAKQAAGKIHSDLERGFIRAEVVSYEDMEREKSFARLKEKGLLRLEGKDYVVADGDIMNFRFNV
- a CDS encoding MoaD/ThiS family protein, translating into MQVIAYPPFDALLGAREITLPLQDITLWELLQALAREHPDFARELPREAGDEALRSRLLPLGAGHVYSVRDVLPAGGTVKLFPPVAGG
- a CDS encoding DUF6079 family protein; this translates as MSTPTLGELIAVPPVKTVIQLRDARDAEQARELVASFVLTEDAEFALSTIARDLAQGRGRGYFLQGSFGTGKSHLLSLLALLLQSRASVPGRLGEIVAPLAGRRFLTVPVSLVEHGSREYLEDIVLTAIAAALRAPGEQTPVTGLPAEGGAGSRKEVFAELKEVMREQNLAGLVLLIDELSEFLRAKPDGRSFNEDIRFLQYLGEAAADLPAWIVASLQERLEETGAVAPEAFAKIKDRYPVRLRLTGRHVKELISRRLIRQQPGAAPYIASLYQRLKGALGELPFSREELAALYPVHPLTVRFLEDLKQLFSQHRGVVDFIHYQLAGDPARKIPGLLAGRADRLLTPDLIFDHFRTRIRELPETNPYSEVVVRAWEVDSPFADPEERELAVRLVKILALAALSPLPAHLTPRRLLELTLYTLTDLDPAVNQEYVTGLLDRMYREGPYLARSEGPEAANPEYRIDLEADISLFVRRRLAYIRDGLLSEDRRVFTRLGTWVDESFLPLKGWLEELTTTRTVNWQHTARSGRVVLTALDELSAGWIQELAAELTKSELDFVLVIGEAFAVARQAKHLTEVLLPAVAETGVPGFLFWLPAEPAGAETLREALAYDLLAAECREGETANAQRALPYLEGVLPDYRLKVAEIYRQAYFKGRVYALPEAEPLAPEELGYLPFPTLLEKLAASVLGRRYPRHPEVAPVLAALPPGLVQALWEEFLLPGEYKGEGRAGRLSAAIEGTLLPMGLVKKQGHAFYLAIDPGRSELVRTVLAAVAEGPRPLEEVYTLLRHGPFGLARESFQLLILALIASGNLEAWREGRRLATSQLTPYTFSKIEALGRGRVLAPEQQKELLSLAFLPARLKRSSFTAALQQEAWGFLGQWKGELLGKIQAVRARLAELRDAPALAAFSFDRSEGELSRLEALAGEIKTSYGSREGLERFLAACRSEPYLERYLERLNELAAFLDKYAERFIFIHRYLTDPALTALPDADLAWRRAALLTMLADEAVILEPEYRERLDTGFNSFQEEYRRAYVAAHNREVGPARFEPYAALRESQAYRALSALATLEAGAAANDKIKVDRELARILNLSCPRGGGDLVAFPVCRCGFILGQEVSLPPVSELAQTIEQGVREYVQALQAPPVKAEIEGLAAALVEVGRGKEAAPLKELLALAAEDADLPARLGELLNRNALALLKQALARRALVVRRNLDELYENLVGRSFTPERLEAIFQEWLRGPGDLAEGCYVRLEGGREKAALPLAAEEEPAVLPGGHEDLSALLKGLRAEKAAAAVVAQARLCLNRLTAAAPEELEAALEVLGADPGLTAAVAPRTGAEAARAGCRAVAKLIRALAALAGGPPPADFAGWEEQAPELVRLELYLAQAEAYLKAAGLDAAFPFAAYAERAAQVGRLYAQSFQAFTAAHWRPEAPVQGRAGRPLTLDGLLARPEFQPAAHPAGLYLVFLDGLRLDLGELLTAELQARGGWRLGAQGVLWAYPPPVTEVQLGFLRAAGFSGRITLATEVALPDLPYLRSTRAWPAPELLRFNFIDEKVHSSPSPYLTFLAEIGVAAERELYPFLAALPERAGLVIFGDHGYLQGHQEKEHASAYLHGQGLPADTLVPWYFLERRS